A single window of Chitinivorax sp. PXF-14 DNA harbors:
- a CDS encoding PLP-dependent aminotransferase family protein, giving the protein MKRYEEVAELLAADIRSGQLAPGSRLPSIRKVIAQYGVSPATAFQAYYRLEERGLVRARERSGYYVASTGLAHPPEPASGTAPLISDSVDVNELVFSVLGAVQDRNMLPLGSAFPSPRLFPLPRLARSLASAARFIDPWDTVASLPPGNMALRQQIALRYLGMGLPQPPEHIIVTSGALEALNLCLAAIARPSDLIAIESPGFYAASQALERLHMKAIEIPVHPKEGIDLAALATAIERHPVKACWFMTTFQNPMGTTMEEGRKKALVELLAKRDIPLIEDDVYGELYFGQRYPLPAKAFDRKGLVMHCSSFSKTLAPGYRIGWVAPGRFGRQIEQLKLMTTLSASVPAQVALADYLHTGGYDKHLRKLRHALEGQLQCMNDALARHFPADIRVSRPAGGYFLWVEFAEGFDTLALHRQAAALGISIAPGPIFSPSRQFRHCIRLNYGSPWGEAHQKGMAMLGELAKALYGQG; this is encoded by the coding sequence GTGAAGCGCTATGAAGAAGTGGCCGAACTCCTCGCGGCCGACATCCGCAGCGGACAGCTCGCCCCCGGCAGCCGCCTGCCGTCGATCCGCAAGGTCATCGCGCAATACGGCGTCAGCCCGGCCACGGCGTTTCAGGCCTATTACCGCCTAGAAGAACGCGGGCTGGTGCGCGCTCGCGAGCGCTCGGGCTATTACGTCGCCAGCACCGGCTTGGCGCACCCGCCCGAGCCGGCAAGCGGCACGGCACCGCTGATTTCGGACTCGGTCGACGTCAACGAACTGGTGTTTTCGGTGCTCGGCGCGGTGCAGGACCGCAACATGCTGCCGCTCGGCTCGGCCTTTCCGTCGCCGCGGCTGTTTCCGCTGCCCCGGCTGGCGCGCTCGCTCGCCTCGGCCGCCCGCTTCATCGACCCATGGGACACGGTGGCGAGCCTGCCGCCCGGCAACATGGCCCTGCGCCAGCAGATCGCGCTGCGCTATCTCGGCATGGGCTTGCCGCAACCGCCGGAGCACATCATCGTCACCAGCGGCGCGCTGGAGGCGCTGAACCTGTGCCTTGCCGCCATCGCGAGGCCGAGCGACCTGATCGCCATCGAGTCCCCCGGCTTCTATGCCGCCTCGCAAGCGCTGGAGCGGCTCCACATGAAGGCGATCGAGATCCCCGTGCACCCGAAGGAAGGGATCGACCTGGCAGCGTTGGCCACCGCGATCGAGCGGCACCCGGTCAAGGCCTGCTGGTTCATGACCACCTTCCAGAATCCGATGGGCACGACGATGGAGGAAGGCAGGAAGAAAGCGCTGGTCGAGCTGCTGGCCAAGCGCGACATCCCGCTGATCGAAGACGATGTGTACGGCGAGCTGTACTTCGGCCAGCGTTACCCGCTGCCCGCCAAGGCCTTCGACCGGAAGGGGCTGGTGATGCACTGCAGCTCCTTCTCCAAGACGCTGGCGCCGGGCTACCGTATCGGCTGGGTCGCACCGGGGCGCTTCGGCAGGCAGATCGAGCAACTGAAGCTGATGACCACGCTGTCGGCCAGCGTGCCGGCACAGGTGGCGCTGGCCGACTACCTGCACACCGGCGGCTACGACAAGCATCTGCGCAAGCTGCGCCACGCGCTCGAAGGCCAGCTGCAGTGCATGAACGACGCGCTGGCACGCCACTTTCCGGCCGATATCCGCGTATCGCGGCCTGCTGGCGGCTATTTCCTGTGGGTGGAGTTTGCCGAGGGCTTCGATACACTCGCCCTGCACCGGCAGGCGGCCGCGCTCGGCATCAGCATTGCACCGGGGCCGATCTTCTCGCCGAGCCGGCAGTTCCGCCATTGCATCCGGCTCAATTACGGCTCGCCGTGGGGAGAGGCCCACCAGAAAGGCATGGCAATGCTCGGGGAGCTGGCGAAAGCGCTGTATGGGCAGGGATAG
- a CDS encoding VOC family protein, which produces MKRENVSGLFGKAQVGYVLIESERLSDWRRFLQNGVGLHLASESDDLLAFRMDGHQRRLIIRLGPAEDVVALGLHLLDTTALDEVKARLCERDIPFNPGNPPDAALRGVRQYWHLNGPKKLGVEFFTEPLTTDEPLWMLPSGFITGDSGMGHVAITSRQPEKMRRFWLELFDARISDAIEESIACLTLDITFLRLNERHHSIAIAATRGLRMDPIRTRIQHMNLLVNTMEDLSAAYRRLIDLGFGMAHEIGQHPNDKEVSFYVVTPSGFELELGWNALTVSEATWKPADYYGISLWGHKPRNATLGNFITTNAGNFRRGMKSLLHPEFSPL; this is translated from the coding sequence ATGAAACGAGAAAATGTCTCCGGGCTGTTTGGCAAGGCCCAGGTGGGCTACGTGCTGATCGAGTCGGAGCGCCTGTCGGACTGGCGGCGCTTCTTGCAGAATGGGGTCGGGCTTCACCTGGCAAGCGAAAGCGACGATCTGCTGGCATTTCGCATGGATGGCCATCAGCGGCGGCTGATCATCCGCCTCGGCCCAGCCGAAGATGTGGTCGCCCTCGGCTTGCACCTGCTGGACACGACGGCGCTCGACGAGGTGAAGGCCCGCCTTTGCGAACGCGATATCCCGTTCAATCCAGGCAATCCCCCTGATGCCGCGCTACGCGGTGTGCGGCAGTACTGGCACCTCAATGGCCCGAAAAAGCTGGGAGTGGAATTTTTCACCGAGCCGCTGACGACGGACGAGCCACTGTGGATGCTGCCCAGCGGTTTCATCACCGGCGACAGCGGCATGGGCCACGTCGCGATCACCAGCCGGCAGCCGGAGAAAATGCGGCGCTTCTGGCTGGAGCTGTTCGATGCACGCATCAGCGACGCCATCGAAGAGTCAATCGCCTGCCTCACCCTGGACATCACCTTCCTCCGCCTCAACGAGCGCCACCATTCCATCGCCATCGCGGCGACGCGCGGGCTACGCATGGACCCCATCCGGACCCGGATCCAGCACATGAACCTGCTGGTGAACACGATGGAAGACCTGAGCGCGGCCTACCGTCGGCTCATCGATCTCGGCTTCGGGATGGCACACGAGATTGGCCAGCATCCGAACGACAAGGAGGTGTCCTTTTACGTCGTCACGCCATCGGGCTTCGAACTCGAACTGGGCTGGAACGCCCTCACCGTGAGCGAAGCCACCTGGAAACCGGCCGACTATTACGGCATCAGCCTGTGGGGCCACAAACCGCGCAACGCCACGCTGGGCAACTTCATCACCACCAATGCGGGCAATTTCCGGCGGGGAATGAAATCTCTTCTCCATCCGGAATTCTCGCCGCTCTGA
- a CDS encoding TetR/AcrR family transcriptional regulator, translated as MNAEQTEPIDSQNHRTRVGIERRQKMRTRLIESAFVVFSRMGVDVSVIDDVIAEAGVSRGTFYNYFRTNTELMAAVGETLSDELVGLIEETVGGLDDPVEILATGLRLFLRTASAYPHFADFIWRAGFNLDAAGSLIRTYLPRHIAASMERGSLQVADVFTALEVMMGIMLAAIFGISMRAPADDYPERIVQHILQALGVQRQEALRLTALPLPLPAISLPADSLIARSHQGKAAS; from the coding sequence ATGAACGCAGAACAGACTGAGCCGATCGACTCACAAAACCACCGGACCCGCGTTGGCATCGAGCGGCGCCAGAAGATGCGAACGCGCCTGATCGAGAGTGCCTTCGTCGTGTTTTCCCGAATGGGGGTCGATGTTTCGGTGATCGATGATGTGATCGCCGAGGCGGGCGTATCGCGGGGGACGTTCTACAACTATTTCCGCACCAACACCGAATTGATGGCTGCGGTGGGTGAAACGTTGTCGGACGAGCTCGTGGGGCTGATCGAAGAAACCGTGGGCGGACTCGACGACCCTGTCGAGATACTGGCAACCGGTCTGCGCCTCTTCCTCCGCACGGCCAGCGCGTACCCGCACTTTGCCGACTTCATCTGGCGTGCAGGTTTCAATCTCGATGCCGCGGGCAGCCTGATCCGCACCTATCTGCCGCGCCACATTGCAGCAAGCATGGAACGGGGCAGCTTACAGGTGGCGGATGTCTTCACCGCACTCGAGGTAATGATGGGGATCATGCTGGCGGCCATTTTCGGCATCTCGATGCGCGCACCAGCAGACGATTATCCTGAGCGGATTGTTCAACACATTCTGCAGGCCCTGGGCGTGCAGCGGCAGGAAGCCCTCCGTCTGACGGCGTTGCCGTTGCCGTTGCCGGCCATCTCCCTGCCTGCCGATTCGCTTATCGCCCGCTCACACCAAGGCAAGGCTGCAAGCTGA
- a CDS encoding alpha/beta fold hydrolase, giving the protein MIQVNEKSKVTTRLVNIGRRVIQLSEAGSGYPVILLHGGGPGASGLSNYSRNIDALARHFRVLVPDMPGYGGSTKGVDRSDPFGDLSAGILGLMDALRIERAHMIGNSLGGACALRTALDLPSRVSALVLMGPGGINTTRALPTAGLNTLLNYYGGAGPSLKKLRSFIREDLVHDGSQVPDSMIEERFQASIDPAVVASPPLRRPNSVKGAFRMDFTHDKRLKKCRVPTLVLWGTEDKVNRPSGGRTLQQTMANCDLYLFSKTGHWVQWERADEFNAVSQAFLLRNTPEYLDAALHAASTGRPAATRLAVNEEQ; this is encoded by the coding sequence ATGATTCAGGTCAATGAAAAATCAAAAGTTACAACGCGTTTGGTCAACATCGGCCGGCGCGTGATTCAGTTGAGCGAAGCAGGAAGCGGATACCCGGTGATCCTGCTCCACGGCGGGGGCCCCGGTGCCTCAGGGCTTTCCAACTATTCGAGGAATATTGACGCGCTGGCGCGCCACTTCCGCGTGCTCGTTCCCGATATGCCCGGCTATGGCGGCTCGACCAAGGGGGTAGATCGAAGTGACCCGTTCGGTGATCTGTCCGCGGGCATTCTGGGGCTGATGGACGCACTCAGAATCGAGCGCGCGCACATGATCGGAAACTCGCTCGGTGGTGCCTGCGCATTGCGAACCGCCCTGGATCTGCCATCGCGGGTCTCCGCACTCGTGCTCATGGGGCCTGGTGGCATCAACACGACTCGCGCGTTGCCAACCGCGGGCCTCAACACACTCCTCAACTACTACGGCGGTGCCGGCCCCTCCCTGAAAAAACTGCGCAGCTTCATCCGGGAAGACCTCGTCCATGACGGCAGCCAGGTGCCCGATTCGATGATCGAGGAACGTTTCCAGGCCAGCATCGATCCGGCGGTGGTGGCGAGCCCTCCCCTGCGTCGGCCCAACAGCGTGAAAGGCGCATTTCGCATGGATTTCACCCACGACAAGCGGCTGAAGAAGTGCCGCGTGCCAACACTGGTGCTGTGGGGTACCGAAGACAAGGTCAACCGCCCGAGTGGTGGCCGCACGCTGCAGCAGACAATGGCCAACTGTGATCTCTACCTCTTCAGCAAGACCGGTCACTGGGTGCAATGGGAACGGGCCGATGAGTTCAACGCGGTAAGCCAGGCATTTTTGCTGCGCAATACCCCCGAATATCTGGATGCAGCCCTGCACGCCGCCAGCACCGGTCGACCGGCGGCAACCAGGCTGGCCGTGAACGAGGAGCAATAA
- a CDS encoding bifunctional 3-(3-hydroxy-phenyl)propionate/3-hydroxycinnamic acid hydroxylase has product MDNIAFPGQTIVDVAIAGLGPTGLILAHMLGMRGHRVVVIEREPVYYGNARAVYTDDECMRVFQHINCAEEVREKMLQDAPVQFVRRDGSVMAQYFPMKRPFGWPVVNFFYQPYLETTLTELLSRYPNVQVIRGREVIDFDQDDNGVTVTHQITQQYRFSDSGDARHQRQGDKDLQRLHAKYFVGADGGRSLVREKLGIRMNGKSFPEPWLVVDLQQKEGEDALRHLPYFNFVVDPELPVVSCIQPDRFHRFEFMLQPGQTKEYMEQADTVRQHLSRFIDPDKFEVKRKLVYTFNALIVERWRDRRVLLAGDAAHMTPQFMGQGASAGIRDAFNLGWKLSSVLNGQAGDVLLDSYGRERHDHAKAMIDVSVRLKGVVSMTHPIATLLRDFAIRAILATPMLCRWFQEGGFKPRPVYTKGRYLGLPRRKRRGPEGGLAPQPDVRLINGHRRLLDEVLGPGFSLIGLGVDPRATLTADNLDWLASVRTCFAEIYPYGQRPQGLHGVQHATPSGLNEIEDVSGEMIGWFASAGFRRDAVAVLRPDRFTFALVASRDLNDAISALRRQMGAASVAAMPRHEPQPPDGGCGRHGPPVTPHTHD; this is encoded by the coding sequence ATGGACAACATTGCTTTCCCTGGCCAGACCATCGTCGACGTCGCCATCGCAGGCCTGGGCCCGACCGGCCTCATCCTGGCCCACATGCTAGGGATGCGTGGTCACCGCGTGGTGGTGATCGAGCGCGAACCGGTGTATTACGGCAATGCACGGGCCGTCTATACCGACGACGAGTGTATGCGTGTGTTCCAGCACATCAACTGTGCCGAGGAAGTGCGCGAGAAAATGCTGCAGGATGCACCGGTGCAATTCGTACGACGAGACGGCTCGGTCATGGCGCAGTATTTCCCGATGAAACGGCCGTTCGGCTGGCCGGTCGTCAATTTCTTCTATCAGCCTTATCTGGAAACCACGCTGACAGAATTGCTGTCGCGTTATCCAAATGTGCAAGTCATCAGGGGTCGTGAAGTTATCGATTTCGATCAGGATGACAACGGTGTCACGGTAACCCATCAGATCACCCAGCAATACCGTTTCAGCGACAGCGGCGACGCCAGGCATCAGCGTCAGGGCGATAAGGACCTGCAACGGCTGCACGCGAAATATTTCGTTGGCGCCGACGGCGGCCGCAGCCTCGTGCGCGAAAAGCTCGGCATCAGGATGAATGGCAAGAGCTTCCCCGAACCGTGGCTGGTGGTGGATTTGCAGCAAAAGGAGGGGGAGGATGCGCTGCGCCACCTGCCCTACTTCAATTTCGTGGTCGACCCCGAACTCCCCGTGGTCAGCTGTATCCAGCCCGACCGCTTTCATCGCTTCGAGTTCATGCTGCAACCGGGGCAGACCAAGGAGTACATGGAGCAAGCAGACACGGTGCGTCAACACCTGTCGCGCTTCATCGATCCGGACAAGTTCGAGGTCAAACGCAAGCTGGTCTACACCTTCAACGCGTTGATCGTGGAACGGTGGCGCGATCGCCGGGTATTACTGGCCGGTGATGCTGCCCACATGACGCCACAGTTCATGGGACAAGGTGCCAGCGCCGGCATCCGGGATGCCTTCAATCTTGGCTGGAAGCTCAGTAGTGTGCTCAACGGCCAGGCAGGGGACGTGCTGCTCGACAGCTATGGGAGAGAACGCCACGACCACGCCAAGGCGATGATTGACGTCTCCGTGCGGCTTAAGGGCGTCGTATCCATGACGCACCCGATTGCCACCCTTCTACGCGATTTCGCCATCAGGGCCATACTGGCTACCCCCATGCTTTGCCGCTGGTTCCAGGAGGGCGGTTTCAAGCCGCGCCCGGTCTACACCAAGGGGCGTTACCTGGGTTTGCCACGCAGGAAACGCCGCGGGCCGGAAGGGGGCCTGGCCCCGCAACCGGACGTTCGCCTGATCAACGGACATCGACGCCTCCTCGACGAGGTATTGGGCCCGGGCTTCTCTCTGATCGGCCTTGGCGTGGACCCAAGGGCCACGCTCACGGCCGACAACCTTGATTGGCTCGCCAGTGTCCGAACCTGCTTTGCCGAAATTTACCCCTATGGGCAGCGCCCTCAGGGCCTCCATGGCGTACAGCACGCCACGCCATCCGGGCTCAACGAAATCGAGGACGTGAGTGGCGAGATGATCGGGTGGTTTGCCAGCGCAGGCTTCCGCCGCGATGCGGTCGCGGTACTACGGCCAGACCGCTTCACCTTTGCACTGGTCGCCAGCCGGGACCTGAACGATGCGATCAGCGCTCTGCGCAGGCAGATGGGAGCGGCCAGCGTGGCCGCCATGCCACGACACGAGCCGCAGCCACCGGACGGGGGATGCGGCCGGCACGGCCCGCCAGTAACGCCCCACACCCACGACTGA
- a CDS encoding 2-keto-4-pentenoate hydratase, translating to MSSPLSLAAAALRQARHDLTPIEQVSASYGIHTLDDAYAIAASNTAARIAAGARVVGKKVGLTSRPVQLQLGVDQPDFGMLFDDMEYLDGSAVPMSRLMQPKIEAEVAFVVGRDLTDAAPSYGEFVAALACALPALEIVDSAIAAWKLTLFDTVADNASCGLYVLGNQPVAVGELSYSGLELELYKNGELESLGSGAACLGHPLRAAYWLARTMVERGEGLRAGELILSGALGPMVNIQAGDHISARMGKLGTVSCQMV from the coding sequence ATGTCGTCCCCACTCAGCCTGGCGGCAGCCGCCCTGCGCCAGGCACGTCATGACTTGACCCCCATTGAACAAGTGTCGGCAAGCTACGGCATCCACACGCTTGACGACGCCTATGCCATCGCCGCTTCCAACACCGCGGCCCGAATTGCAGCAGGCGCTCGCGTCGTCGGCAAGAAAGTCGGCCTCACCTCCAGGCCGGTACAGCTGCAACTCGGCGTCGATCAACCAGACTTCGGCATGCTCTTCGACGATATGGAATATCTGGATGGCAGTGCAGTGCCCATGTCACGGCTGATGCAGCCGAAGATCGAAGCGGAAGTCGCCTTCGTCGTTGGGCGCGATCTGACAGACGCCGCCCCCAGCTATGGCGAATTCGTGGCCGCATTGGCGTGCGCCCTGCCGGCGCTCGAGATCGTCGACAGCGCCATTGCCGCCTGGAAGCTCACACTGTTCGACACGGTTGCGGACAACGCATCGTGCGGCCTCTACGTGCTGGGCAATCAGCCCGTCGCCGTCGGCGAACTCTCCTACAGTGGGCTCGAACTCGAGCTCTACAAAAATGGCGAACTCGAATCGCTTGGCTCCGGCGCGGCCTGCCTTGGCCATCCGCTACGCGCCGCTTACTGGCTGGCCCGAACCATGGTCGAGCGGGGTGAAGGGCTGCGTGCCGGCGAGCTGATCCTGTCCGGCGCACTCGGCCCCATGGTGAATATCCAGGCAGGCGACCATATCAGCGCACGCATGGGCAAGCTTGGCACCGTTTCGTGCCAGATGGTTTGA